In Terriglobales bacterium, the genomic stretch AGCAGGGCCGCCACCAGGACGCACACCGTCCACCTTCGGACGCCATCGCCTTGGTTCTGCCTGATCATGCTGGCTTGCGATTCAGATGCGGGCCCGCCGGGCCCGGATTGCTGCTGATTCTATCATCTGCGGCCTTCCCCAGCGGGGGTGGCGCGACCGCACCACCTTCGGGGAGGGGGTATCTACTCGGAGTCCCGTCTCGCCCGCCGCCTACTTGGTGATGCGCATCAGCCGCTCCAGCAGCCCCTTGGTCTCATGATAGAGCTGCTGGATCCCCGGCGTTTCCGTGTTCACCTCGGTGGCGTCCAGGTCCATGCTCAGCTCGTGGGCCACCATGGTGCCGATGCGGACGCGCTCCGCCGCCAGCCAGTTCAGCACCGAGAAGGGGTCACGCTTGGCGGCGGAGAGTTCCATCCACTGCTGCACCGCCCACGCGGTCTGGCGCACGTGGTCCACGGATTCGCGGAACTCCGCCAGGATGCGGCCGTCGATCTCCCCGTTCTGCATGCCTTGCTCCAATTCGTGCAGTTCCGCGCTGGCCTGGGCCAGGCGCGCGGTCAACGATTCGTGGCTGTGCGATGGGTCCGGCATCGTCTCTCTCCTCGGGGGAGGAAGTCCGCAAAAGCGGCGAACGGGGCCGAAGTGCCGGTGCGTTCCGCCTCATTAGACCACGGATAGGCCGCCGCGGAGGTGCCAAAACAGCTTCCCGCCGGCTGAGGTAAGATGCGGGCATGGCCGGCCTTCCTGCCACCATGACCGCGATCGTCATCACTCGGCCGGGCGGCCCCGAGGTGCTGGAGATCCGAGAAGTGCCGCGCCCGGCGCCCGGCGCCGGCGAGGTCCTGGTGCGGGTGCGGGCCTCCGCTCTCAACCGCGCCGACGTCTTGCAGCGCCAGGGCCGCTACCCCGCTCCGCTGGGAGCCCCCGCCGGCATTCCCGGCTTGGAGTTCGCCGGCGAGGTGGCGGAGCTGGGACCGGGGGCCGTCCGCTGGCGCCCCGGCCAGCGTGTCTTCGGGCTGGCCGCGGGCGGCGCCCATGCCCTCTATGTCGCCGCCCATGAACAGACTCTGGCGGAGATCCCCGCCAGCCTGAGCTGGATCGAAGCGGCGGCCATCCCCGAAGCCTTCATCACCGCCCAGGACGCGCTGGCGCAGGCCGGCCTGCGCGCCGGGGAAGCCGTGCTCATCCATGCTGTCGGCAGCGGCGTCGGCTTGGCCGCGGTGCAACTGGTGCGGGCGCTCGATGCCGTACCGTACGGCAGCTCGCGTACCCCCGACAAGATCGCGCGCGCCAGGGAATTCGGCCTGGAGGATGGCATCGCGCTCTCATCCGGCCTGGAAGAGCTGCCCGAGGCGGTGCGCCGCTGGACCGCGGGCCGGGGCGTGGAGGTGGTGCTCGACCTGGTGGGCGGGCCCTATGTGACTGCCAGCCTGGCGGTGATGGCCGGCCGCGGCCGCATGGTGGTGCTGGCCAGCTCCGGCGGAGCCAAGCCCGAGATCGAGCTCAAGCACTTGCTCGGCAAGCGCCTCACCGTGATCGGCTCGGTGCTGCGCGGCCGCTCACTCGACGAAAAGATCCAGGTCACGGAGAGCTTCGCCGCCCAGGTCGTCCCTTGGCTGGCGGCGGGCAAGCTGCGCCCAGTCATCGACAGCGAGTCTCCCCTGGCCGAGATCCAGGCCGCCCACCGCCGCATGGAATCCAACGCCAGCTTCGGCAAGATCGTGCTGCGGATGGACTGATGGTCAGCGCCGCGGCGGGTGATAGCCCATCTGCTGCGCGATGTGGCGGGCAGCGTCCTGCACCATCTCCGCCATCTTGGGGACCGAGCCGGGATCGAGTTGGTTGGTGGCCCCGCTCACCCCCAGGCTGGCCTCCACTCCCCCCTCGCTGTTGAAGATGGGAGCGGCCACGCAGCGCACCCCCAGATTGTTCTCCTC encodes the following:
- a CDS encoding NAD(P)H-quinone oxidoreductase produces the protein MAGLPATMTAIVITRPGGPEVLEIREVPRPAPGAGEVLVRVRASALNRADVLQRQGRYPAPLGAPAGIPGLEFAGEVAELGPGAVRWRPGQRVFGLAAGGAHALYVAAHEQTLAEIPASLSWIEAAAIPEAFITAQDALAQAGLRAGEAVLIHAVGSGVGLAAVQLVRALDAVPYGSSRTPDKIARAREFGLEDGIALSSGLEELPEAVRRWTAGRGVEVVLDLVGGPYVTASLAVMAGRGRMVVLASSGGAKPEIELKHLLGKRLTVIGSVLRGRSLDEKIQVTESFAAQVVPWLAAGKLRPVIDSESPLAEIQAAHRRMESNASFGKIVLRMD